A genomic region of Oryza glaberrima chromosome 1, OglaRS2, whole genome shotgun sequence contains the following coding sequences:
- the LOC127760349 gene encoding uncharacterized protein LOC127760349, with translation MRRSSSLLPVCTLVLAMLCVASLMGVTEERRGGGRTYIGGGGGARGSATRTSGSPRGLSGGTWAACAGSSLLAAAAMLL, from the coding sequence ATGaggcggtcgtcgtcgttgctgccCGTCTGCACGCTCGTCCTCGCCATGCTCTGCGTGGCGAGCCTCATGGGCGTCACGGAagagcggcgaggcggaggccgcacctacatcggcggcggcggcggggccagaGGGAGCGCCACGAGAACCAGCGGCAGCCCGCGCGGCCTCAGCGGCGGCACCTGGGCGGCGTGCGCCGGCTCCTcgctgctcgccgcggcggccatgctCTTGTAG
- the LOC127764818 gene encoding uncharacterized protein LOC127764818: MMRRSMFLPVCALVLVMLCVCVASHMDVDERRGGARAYMGGHGRPVGIRPRTSGSPRGLSAGTWAACAGSSLLAAAAMLM, encoded by the coding sequence ATGATGAGGAGGTCGATGTTCCTTCCCGTCTGCGCGCTCGTCCTCGTCATGCTCTGCGTCTGCGTGGCGAGCCACATGGACGTGGACGAGCGCCGAGGCGGAGCGCGCGCCTACATGGGCGGCCACGGCAGGCCCGTGGGCATCAGACCCAGAACCAGCGGCAGCCCGCGCGGCCTCAGCGCCGGCACCTGGGCGGCGTGCGCCGGCTCatcgctgctcgccgccgcggccatgcTCATGTAG
- the LOC127784541 gene encoding uncharacterized protein LOC127784541 has translation MATQATAREIAVVGVIGAGQMGSGIAQLAAAAGCGVLLLDSDTAALSRAVDSISSSLRRLVAKGQLSQASCEHSIEQIKCVSSVQELRDADLVIEAIVESEDIKKKLFVELDKITKPSAILASNTSSISITRLASATNRPCQVIGMHFFNPPPIMKLIEIIRGADTSEEVFTKVKSFSERLGKTVICSQDYPGFIVNRILMPMINEAFWALYTGVATKEDIDTGMKLGTNHPMGPLQLADFIGLDVCLSVLRVLHNGLGDSKYSPCPLLVQYVDAGRLGKKRGQGVYSYRTRSSSIKPRSSL, from the exons ATGGCGACGCAAGCGACGGCGAGAGAAATTGCGGTGGTGGGAGTGATCGGCGCGGGGCAGATGGGCTCGGGCATcgcccagctcgccgccgccgccggctgcggcgtcctcctcctcgactccgacaccgccgccctctcccgcgccgtcgactccatctcctcctccctccgccgcctcgtcgccaaGGGCCAGCTTTCTCAG GCCTCCTGTGAGCATTCCATCGAGCAGATTAAGTGCGTCTCCAGTGTGCAAGAGCTTAGGGATGCGGATCTTGTGATTGAGGCTATCGTGGAGTCAGAAGACATAAAAAAGAAGCTGTTTGTTGAGCTGGATAAGATCACTAAACCTTCTGCTATTCTTGCCTCCAATACTAGCTCAATCTCTATAACCCGATTGGCTTCAGCCACTAATCGCCCCTGTCAG GTGATTGGTATGCACTTTTTTAACCCTCCTCCGATAATGAAATTGATTGAAATCATACGTGGGGCTGATACATCAGAAGAGGTTTTCACTAAAGTCAAATCTTTTTCTGAAAG GCTTGGGAAGACGGTAATATGCTCACAAGACTACCCTGGTTTCATCGTGAACCGCATCCTCATGCCAATGATCAACGAGGCGTTCTGGGCACTTTACACTGGAGTAGCGACTAAAGAGGACATTGATACGGGGATGAAGCTAGGCACGAATCATCCCATGGGACCTCTGCAGCTTGCTGATTTCATTGGTTTAGATGTCTGCCTTTCAGTGCTTCGGGTACTTCATAATGGCCTAGGAGATAGCAAATACAGCCCTTGCCCTCTTCTCGTTCAATATGTTGATGCTGGCCGACTTGGGAAGAAGCGTGGACAAGGCGTATACTCGTATAGGACAAGGTCTTCATCCATTAAACCGAGGTCATCTCTGTGA
- the LOC127784551 gene encoding phosphatidylglycerophosphate phosphatase 1, chloroplastic/mitochondrial, giving the protein MLSPPPVPFLPPTTSRAPPLLPPPRATNPNSADPTTTTAAGMGAAAWWRRSLGQRFNPAGVAAVAAVAASEPRLALPHVSVQDIRWLDWGELRRAGFRGVVFDKDNTLTAPYAPGLWPPLAAAFDQCRAAFPPGSLAVYSNSAGLKQYDPDGLEATAIEAVIQGVHVIRHDIKKPGGEAKEIESYFGCSASNLVLVGDRYFTDVVYGNRNGFLTVLTEPLNFANESYIVRQVRKFEAYLISYWYRKGHRPIKHPLLPDARRIVKFDPYNDPMAPAA; this is encoded by the exons ATGTTAAGTCCACCGCCGGTGCCATTTCTCCCTCCCACCACTTCCCGTGCCCCCCCTCTCCTACCGCCGCCCAGAGCAACAAACCCTAACAGCGCCGACCCCacgaccaccaccgccgccggcatggGCGCGGCCgcgtggtggcggcgctcgCTGGGGCAGCGGTTCAACCCGGCCGGCGtggccgcggtggcggccgtcGCGGCTTCCGAGCCGCGCCTCGCGCTGCCGCACGTGTCCGTGCAGGACATCCGGTGGCTCGACTGGGGCGAGCTCCGTCGCGCCGGGTTCCGCGGCGTCGTGTTCGACAAGGACAACACCCTCACCGCGCCCTACGCGCCCGGGCtctggccgccgctcgccgccgcgttcgACCAGTGCCGCGCGGCCTTCCCGCCGGGCTCCCTCGCGGTGTACAGCAACTCCGCAG GGTTGAAACAGTATGATCCGGATGGATTAGAGGCGACGGCGATTGAGGCTGTTATCCAGGGGGTTCATGTGATCAGGCATG ATATAAAGAAGCCTGGTGGAGAAGCTAAGGAAATAGAGAGTTACTTTGGTTGTTCAGCCTCAAATCTTGTTCTG GTTGGTGATCGATACTTTACTGACGTTGTTTATGGAAACAGGAATGGTTTTCTTACTGTTCTTACAGAACCATTGAATTTTGCAAATGAATCTTACATTGTCAGACAG GTTAGGAAATTTGAAGCATACCTTATCAGTTATTGGTACAGGAAAGGGCACAGACCAATTAAGCACCCGTTGCTCCCTGATGCAAGACGAATAGTAAAGTTTGATCCATACAATGACCCTATGGCACCTGCAGCATAG